One genomic window of Streptomyces sp. NBC_01276 includes the following:
- a CDS encoding SMI1/KNR4 family protein, translated as MTTGRLGQQAAPPNAAYSGQVVHFPDPVRAARHPHGVRMSGDGHPDFSAYARAAVEIAEPPEGFGVDELRLTDFVSANAAMRASGHALWDTVGPVATPHGWTWHHVAGSRRMELVPVEVKALLRHHAGLATAPVDHDKRGTRPLQEVRPAHLGLPKSLVSVAEQQVQGVEEDLGYRLPEAYRSFLKAAGGCAPVGAGLLVELGLLVDQPFFTVREEAAVNDLVYVNKCLRDHLTKDYLCVAFVQGGLLAVKVKGEGVGSVWFSPYDDARDRDGWSVQERVERLLLPCGADFDAFLERLAGNPPELETVAGLMVDGGFARSVPVAGAAPGEG; from the coding sequence ATGACGACAGGTCGGCTCGGGCAGCAGGCCGCGCCACCCAACGCCGCTTACTCGGGGCAGGTCGTGCACTTCCCGGACCCGGTCCGGGCCGCCCGCCATCCCCACGGAGTGCGGATGAGCGGGGACGGTCATCCCGACTTCTCGGCGTACGCGCGCGCGGCCGTGGAGATCGCCGAGCCCCCGGAGGGCTTCGGCGTGGACGAGCTGCGGCTGACGGACTTCGTGTCCGCCAACGCCGCCATGCGGGCGTCGGGCCACGCGCTGTGGGACACAGTCGGACCGGTGGCCACGCCGCACGGCTGGACCTGGCACCACGTGGCGGGCTCCCGCCGCATGGAACTGGTCCCCGTCGAGGTCAAGGCGCTGCTGCGGCACCACGCGGGCCTGGCGACGGCGCCCGTGGACCACGACAAGCGCGGCACCCGGCCCCTCCAGGAGGTGCGCCCCGCGCACCTCGGGCTGCCCAAGAGCCTGGTGTCCGTCGCCGAACAGCAGGTGCAGGGGGTGGAGGAGGACCTCGGGTACCGGCTGCCCGAGGCCTACCGTTCCTTCCTCAAGGCAGCGGGCGGCTGCGCGCCGGTGGGCGCGGGGCTCCTCGTGGAGCTCGGGCTGCTGGTCGACCAGCCGTTCTTCACGGTGCGCGAGGAGGCGGCGGTCAACGACCTCGTCTACGTCAACAAGTGCCTGCGGGACCACCTGACCAAGGACTACCTGTGCGTGGCCTTCGTCCAGGGCGGGCTGCTCGCGGTGAAGGTGAAGGGCGAGGGCGTCGGCTCCGTCTGGTTCTCCCCGTACGACGACGCGCGCGACCGGGACGGCTGGTCCGTGCAGGAGCGGGTGGAGCGGTTGCTGCTTCCGTGCGGTGCCGATTTCGATGCCTTCCTCGAACGCCTGGCGGGGAACCCGCCGGAGCTGGAGACGGTGGCCGGTCTGATGGTGGACGGCGGATTCGCGCGTTCGGTTCCGGTGGCGGGTGCCGCCCCGGGTGAGGGGTGA